From the genome of Labrus mixtus chromosome 17, fLabMix1.1, whole genome shotgun sequence:
TCGATGGGCTGGATGTCACATTGTTTACCTCAGGGATGGAAACTGCAAATATCATCAAATATGTGTGCAACCTCACTTTTCTAAACTGAAAGAAATTGTCCTTAAGTGACATTTGCcatcatttaattaaataaaatttcTCATGTGTGCAGTAACTCCAGGCTTCACTCTCTGTAATCAGTAACACAGACTTCCATATTCATGAAGAACTAATCTGCAGTTTCCACTCCTGTGTGCAGTAACCCTAACCTCGCATGGTTTGGGTTACCtgatttttactagtatcacattcaagtttaaaaatctgtcatGTTGACGAAACCTACTTGAAACTACACACAGTAGAAACTAGTTCACCTGCAGACACTTGTTCTCATCATAGTTTATAGGTTTCTGTGGGAGTGCTGGGTGTTTAAGAGAATGTGTGTGCCGTATTTTACCGCCTGTACTGTCTCCTGTCTAACATCACTGTGTTTGTGCGTCAGGTCGTGTATGGTGGAAGAGTCTGGAACCCTGGAGTCCCAGCTGGAGGCCACAAAGGTAAATATCACACACCAGGATTCTGTTAGGCATGTTTCTCTAAAtgcagcatgaaaccaaacagATACTTAGAATAACCTCGCTCAAATCTCGctgatttattgttgttttttttaagcgttTTGACCCTGGTCCAGcttgttttttataaatataattgaaaacatgcagtgtttttttttgtaaattggctGGATTAACTGTAACATTCCTGTTTGTGCAGAGATAGAACTTTATTTAGAGGGTAAGACTCGCAGAATGAAACCTTTATCATCATATCctatttttgaaatgttaaaatgagcTACCTAATTCTGTTCCTCCCTGAACCGCTAAAATATGGTTCCATAACCCCCTAGCAGGCATGcatcaatgtgttttatttgacacGTAATGTTTAAGTTGTGGTTGTGATCTTGAGATCTCAAGATATTATGTTGTCATCAAGGGGACACAAGTATTCTAATCCCGAGAAAACGTGATAAATAACGACCAGagatcagaaaaacaacaaccaaaattCACTTTTTATCTATGGAAACTGAGAGCTTCTGCACGcttccagactccattgataaaaacatctgtttgacCTCGCTGACCATGAGAGATGATGGTTgattattctgtgtgtgtgtgtgtgtgtgtgtgtgtgttcagcgtaAGCACCAGGAGATCCGGGCCATGCGAAGCCAGCTAAAGAAGATTGAGGACCTGGGAGCAGCTATGGAGGAGGCACTGATCCTGGACAACAAGTACACAGAGCACAGCACGGTGGGACTGGCCCAGCAGTGGGACCAACTGGACCAACTGGGAATGAGGATGCAGCACAACCTGGAGCAGCAGATACAGGCCAggtacacaacaacacaacacttaAACCATCAGGCTTCATGTAGACGGCAAAGTTGGTCTgatgactccccccccccaacccctctTTGTCTTTCAGGAACACCACTGGAGTGACAGAGGAGGCTCTGAAGGAGTTCAGCATGATGTTCAAGTAAGAGACCTGATTCTGtctttatatattctttattttcacaacaggGACAAGAAACCTTCAGGGCGTGTCCCCCACATCGATGAGGGTCTAAGTTCAGGACACTTTATTCTACGCCCCACATACTTTTACAGCTCCTGATCAAGGGTTACTCTTCTCCAGATAGACAGGAAGTTATTGTGCTGAAaaattctgattggtcaaagcAACAATATGAAGGATTTCAGTTTGGTGCTCTTTGGCGCCCACCGATGGTTTCTGAGTGTAACTGCATCTCTTGGTAGAACCTCTCTGCAGCTGAACTAAAAGTGCTAAAAGTAGAACTAGACTGACTTTGAAACTATTTTATGATGGAAAAGTTGTGTATTTCTGCTTTAAGTACTAACAGCATATCATTTTGACTGGCCTTTTTTATAACCTTTAGACTTACACTCCCTTTTTAAGCTCCCTTGTTTTCTTTGATGGCCTAACTACGGCAGTATGAAcccaaaataaacattcagtttctgtgatttaatttaaaaaaaaacatgtcacaatGATGCTACAGAAGCTACATCTTTAATGcagatttttaaaagtctgaattcACTTCCTGCCAGGTTGGCCTGCAGGGTGAGACATATTTACAAATACTTTTTGGTAGGTAGAGTTTGGCTTGAACATTGTTGGTGTGACATCAGGATTAGCTCTGCACTGATAGGCCGACACAGCATCATGCACATTATTTGCTGAAGTTGAGAAATTCTAAAGGCACCACTTTGTATGAAATAAGGCCGTGTGAAATCCCAGCTCTGAGTGGTCAGAAGatctttacagaaaaaaagtcaaggCCCGGTTTGTCAGGAGGGAATCCTGCGGGTGTTGTATTTGGtgactcaaaaataaagtcTATCCTCATCTCCTGTTGATGTTCAGGCACTTTGACAAAGAGAAGTCGGGCCGTCTGAACCACCAGGAGTTCAAGTCGTGTTTACGCTCGCTGGGTTACGACCTGCCCATGGTGGAGGAAGGAGAACCAGATCCTGAGTTTGAAGCCATACTCGACACGGTGGATCCCAACAGGTACGTCACAGGTCCAGTATCGATGCAGACGTTATCCAGTGCGACTGTTTGATTTGTGTCTTAACGGGGAGGGATCatgggtttgtgtgtgcgtgcagggATGGAAACGTGTCGCTGCAGGAGTACATGGCGTTCATGATCAGCCGGGAGACGGAGAACGTGAAGTCGAGCGAGGAGATCGAGAGCGCCTTCAGAGCTCTGAGCACAGAGAACAAACCCTACGTCACTAAAGAAGAGCTCTACCAGGTCAGACGGGTTCCCCGCTCGCTCTCTGCTCCCAGATTGTGTGTCGGGTCTTCATGCAGGTCTAACTGTCCCCCTTCTGTCTTCCAGAACCTGAGCAAGGAACAGGCGGACTACTGCCTGTCGCACATGAAGCCGTACCTCGACAGCAAGGGCCGCGAGCTGCCGACGGCCTTCGACTTTGTGGAGTTCACCCGCTCGCTGTTTGTCAACTGATCCCCGCCCCCCAGTGACCAATCGGGACGCGTTTTCCCTCACACACTTGGACACGAACACACGGCTGAAACTGCATGATCGTGGCACTACTCACTAATAACAACTCTGTACTATTTATCTCGCTCCGCCCTAACTCTGTGTGCTTCTCATCATAGCATAGTGGATCTGTCTGCATttgaatgtgattgtttttagCTGGATTAGCTCGTGCTTTCCATGAATTGAAGAACCTCGTATTAACAATAATGTCGTAACAACACCCGAACAACTGAGTGTGCTTTAATAAACGCTACTGGTTAGAACTGGAAATCAAAgctctcttgtttttatttcacctccACACATCAGTCTTCACACGTCTCATTCTGCCACCTGATTGGCTATCTGCTCCAGCTGGCTGCTCTCTCTGGGGTTCTGCTCCGTCAGCTCCGTGCTCAGCTGCCAGACAGCGACTGTCCCGTTTGTTTTCCCCACCGCCAGCTGGCGAGGGTTCTGATGGTTGAAGGACAAACAGGTCGCCGCGTGTCCCGCTCCCCCCTCCTCGATGGTGGCGGCCGGCCTCAGAGACCTGCGGCCCAGGTCGAATATCTGCACCTCACCTGAGAGAGACAACATCTGTGTTACACCTCAAAGTATTGATGCTTCATTTATGACACAACATCGATCTGCACTGTTCATGTCAGGTTATGAATTCTTCAAGATAATATCCTGCGTGTTCCTGATTGACAGGTCTGTTTGGTGCAACCACCAAACAGCTGCTTTATGAAACCGCTATTAGCAGTTACTTTAGCAACAAATAAAGTCCTGCGGATCAGAAAGAAGGATGGTAACCAATCACGGGGaaatttattttcataaaatatAATCCAAAAACTCTTTCTGTACGATTTACACAGATGTGGATTTAGAAAGTAGACGGTCGACAATGGCTGAATCTAAACTGAATTTCAGAGCCCCAAATCATATTTtccaagattatttttttttacaggatccACATGAAACAGGTGTCTGAACGGCAGACCTTGCAGCCGGAGGAAGAGTACACATTTGGAAAACTAGGCttacaaatacagaaacagattaaagaacaagttgtttttttatattaaattgttaaaaataagacaaagaaCTGACGCTGATGTGGGATGTATAAATTCACAACAATAACTTGGGTATAGGAAATAAAGCATGTCGCGTACCTTGCCCCGTGGCTGCAGCAAACACCAGCGGTCGGGTTGGAGACCACTGCACCTGGAACACGTACGAGTCTGAGACCCGGAGAGAGAGCAGCGGGTCGACCTGCAGCAGAGAGTGCAGGTGAGCCAGGCCGTCCGTCCCCGTGCTCACAAACAGGTTCCTGCAGAGACATGAAATCTCCTGTTCAGTCTCCTGTTAAAACACCTGCTGACGTCAATAAACGAGTGGGCGTCTCTCACCTGTGGAAAGGGGAGCAGTGGATGGAGTGGACCGGCCCTCTGCGGGGCCTGAAGGAGAACACCGCGGGGGCTCTGGGAGTCACACTCTGACCTTCAGAAGGAACAGCGGCCGGAGTCTGAGCGGAGAAGGAGCAGCGGAGCAGGAGGCCGCCCTCAGAACCGACCAGGAAGGTGTCAGAGTcccagggagagagagccagagaggtGACGCCCACGGTGCTGCTGCCCCGCACCtaaaggagacacacacaaaaataaaagtttgttgTTCAGTCCACTCAACACAGCATGCGGGAGCAGCCTGGGAAGCATTTAACGATGTTGCTTAATAACTTTGTGTGCTTCAAAGTCTGATTTGTTAACCAAACGactggaaaatgtaaatgttagcCTGATGCACATTGAGGATCCTGAACTCAGCACAAACTTACTGAAGCAGAGAACAGCTGTGTGAGGCAATAACTCCTTTTAAGAGGTCATTAGTTTGATGTCTTGAAATAAGAAAGTTCATTTTGTCATAACAGCTGAGTTTATGTTGTTATGATGAGAGAACTACAGTCACATTTCTACACATAAAAAGAATTGATCATGAGGATTTAAtcatttctttgtcttcttaAAATGAAAGGACTTTCTATTAagatagtttttgttttctaacattCATGAGTTGATCATCCTTCATCCCCATGGCAACCAGATTACTAAATACTCCTGTACAAGCTGCTCCAAACAGAGAGACGCGAGCAGGACTACTGAGTACATCCTTCAGGATATACAggtcttcaaaataaaaagtacgTTCTTTCATCCTCAGTTCAGTTTTGTTTCCAGCGTCTCCCTTCTTCCCCTCGGAGTCTCACcttgaagctgctgctgtgaggaacCTGCTGTCTCACGAACGCGTACGCAGCGTTCAGGACGAATGCGTTCTGATCCGAGTCCACCGTCCACAGCAGAACCTGACCTCTGGAGCTCGCACTCAGCACGCCGAACTCTCCTTTCTTCTGCAGGGGCACCCAGGAAACCTTTAAGAACAGAGGACATGATTTGTGTTATACATGGTGGCTTGTGCCTCAGTATAAAATCACAATCCTCAGCCTCATGCAAAATACCGATACAGGTTAGTGAAAGTTAACAACAGGAACTGTGCAGATCTCTAAGAACAACATGCATCACAGGAAGAGGaattctaaaaatataaaactgtaTTCAAAAAAGCATCCCGAAAATGTGGATCTGCGGGGCTCTTTTGTCTGTAATGTTTGAATAGAAAGCCAAACAGATTGTGTGTACTCACCTGATACACCGGCTCTCTGTGGCTGTCTGCTGACATCCCAGTTTGGACCAGCACGGGGTCCTGAGTCTGACTGGTGTCCCAGACCACCACCTCCCCAGTGTACAGAccccctgcagacacacaaacaaaacacagctaCTTTTAACCCTTTCAGCTCCATTTACTTTACCTCTCTGAACTGAACCCTGTCTCACTGATGTCATCCActgaagcagttttttttaagcctgaCGGTCagggtcgccatattggaaatgctgtctcaaactaaatTGTGAGGCAAggcatgacataaaaaaaacgacGCTTAGGTGGCAggcaaagcaacagagtcctctaagactttctgcagaataaataccaGGAGGCTGGAGGACAAACTCTGGATATCGTCTATatagttttcaggagttttttgtaagtgtggAAGCCCTGTAGGATACAATGTGAAAGCTCAGTGTGTGTACCTGCGATGAGTGCGGGCTGGTTGGGGTGACAGCACAGAGCGGTGACTGTCGTTGGAACATCTATAACCAGATCTGCTTGTTTGGGGTTCAGACTCTGA
Proteins encoded in this window:
- the dync2i2 gene encoding WD repeat-containing protein 34, with the protein product MFTDEALDSVEIESLWRKSQQAAQESRGCQTRAVHSTEAEVQTVSTSSSWTQTEEPQHQDTEQLLQQNQDDPDPPGLKDFLQRVEDSVIRELVRNARSHAFDGFQVNWEEHNNRVSCLHCLQHPGAQERGLHVTSVSWSCTGSVIACAYGRIDEGDWSTEKSYVCTWNLNRQSLNPKQADLVIDVPTTVTALCCHPNQPALIAGGLYTGEVVVWDTSQTQDPVLVQTGMSADSHREPVYQVSWVPLQKKGEFGVLSASSRGQVLLWTVDSDQNAFVLNAAYAFVRQQVPHSSSFKVRGSSTVGVTSLALSPWDSDTFLVGSEGGLLLRCSFSAQTPAAVPSEGQSVTPRAPAVFSFRPRRGPVHSIHCSPFHRNLFVSTGTDGLAHLHSLLQVDPLLSLRVSDSYVFQVQWSPTRPLVFAAATGQGEVQIFDLGRRSLRPAATIEEGGAGHAATCLSFNHQNPRQLAVGKTNGTVAVWQLSTELTEQNPRESSQLEQIANQVAE